The Phormidium yuhuli AB48 DNA window TCAGGAACCCGGTTTCTTTTGCCAGAACACCCAACTATCAATTATCAATTATCTCGTCGTATTGGGTGCTGTTGTCTGTTGGCTGTTTTTTCATCGTCAGCAGAATCTCATCTAAAGATGTTTGGTCGAGGAACTGATGGCGTTCTTGGGTATAGTTGCCTTGCCCAGGAGTAAAGTATTGAATAAACCGGATTGTGTTAACAACTCCCAAGGAATTGAGGTTCTTCCGAATCCATTATGTAAAAAAGCATTAACAAACCTCTAATATCAAGTCCGGTTAATTAGCCATACTTAGCATTGGTATGCCTCCCACCAGTGAAACTGGGTCAACCCCGAGATGAAATCGCGCTGGTTTAGCAGTTGGACACAGCGTCGCTCTACCTGGTCGAGTAGGTCCTCTAAGGTCTCAAACACTCGGTTGGCTACGGCTTCGTTGACAATTGGCCAGAGTCGTTCTGCCGGTTGCATCTCGGGGGAGTAAGAGGGCAGAAAGGCTAGGTGTAAGCCTTCGGGTAAGACCACCTCTTTTGAGACATGCCACCCGGCTTGGTCTAAAACCAGCACGACTTGTCGTTCGGGTCCAATGTCAAAGTGCTGGGCAAAATCAGCTAAGGCTCGATTAAACAGCTCGATATTGACCCGAGGCAGCAGCCACCAATAGGTCTCGCCGCTGTGGGGATGGACAAACCCATAGAGCCAAAACCACTCATAGCGAATGCGAACCTGAGCTTTGGGCGACTCATGCCATTTATTGACCCAGCGGCGACGCCTGATGGGATGAAGCCCTAGGCGATGTTCGTCCATGGCCCATAGCTGAACGTCGGCATCGGGATGGTCGCGTCGGATTGCCGCGAGTTGCTG harbors:
- a CDS encoding IS630 family transposase — encoded protein: MHQQLAAIRRDHPDADVQLWAMDEHRLGLHPIRRRRWVNKWHESPKAQVRIRYEWFWLYGFVHPHSGETYWWLLPRVNIELFNRALADFAQHFDIGPERQVVLVLDQAGWHVSKEVVLPEGLHLAFLPSYSPEMQPAERLWPIVNEAVANRVFETLEDLLDQVERRCVQLLNQRDFISGLTQFHWWEAYQC